One genomic region from Cellulomonas fengjieae encodes:
- a CDS encoding MBL fold metallo-hydrolase — protein sequence MNLRVRWLGHASTVIDVDGVRLLTDPLLLRHAGLLRRRGAAPDAAHWQGADAVLLSHLHHDHAELGSLRLLEGVPVLSARTNARWLRSRGIGTATGLTELQWWQVPGSDVRVRMVPAVHIDRPMPYRPNATHGFLVVSGSFRIWFAGDTAPFAAMADIPALAGGPIDLALVPVGGWGPRLSGGHMDPVQAARVCASVGVRAAVPVHWGTLHAPVSRHLPPGWMDRAGPAFAHAAARVAPGVRVHVVPVGEQIELTSTR from the coding sequence GTGAACCTGCGCGTGCGCTGGCTGGGCCACGCCAGCACGGTCATCGACGTCGACGGTGTCCGGCTGCTCACCGACCCGCTGCTCCTGCGGCACGCGGGCCTGCTGCGACGCAGGGGAGCCGCGCCCGACGCCGCGCACTGGCAGGGCGCCGACGCGGTGCTCCTGTCGCACCTGCACCACGACCACGCCGAGCTCGGCTCGCTGCGGCTGCTGGAGGGCGTCCCGGTGCTCAGCGCCCGGACCAACGCGCGGTGGCTGCGCTCGCGCGGGATCGGCACGGCCACGGGCCTCACGGAGCTGCAGTGGTGGCAGGTCCCGGGCTCCGACGTGCGGGTGCGGATGGTCCCCGCGGTGCACATCGACCGGCCGATGCCGTACCGGCCGAACGCGACGCACGGCTTCCTGGTCGTCTCGGGGTCGTTCCGGATCTGGTTCGCCGGGGACACCGCGCCGTTCGCGGCGATGGCGGACATCCCGGCGCTCGCGGGCGGACCCATCGACCTCGCGCTCGTCCCCGTCGGCGGGTGGGGCCCGCGGCTGTCCGGCGGGCACATGGACCCGGTCCAGGCGGCACGCGTGTGCGCGAGCGTGGGTGTGCGCGCCGCCGTCCCCGTGCACTGGGGGACGCTGCACGCGCCGGTGTCGCGCCACCTGCCGCCGGGCTGGATGGACCGGGCCGGCCCCGCCTTCGCGCACGCCGCGGCGCGGGTCGCGCCGGGGGTGCGGGTGCACGTGGTCCCCGTCGGCGAGCAGATCGAGCTCACGTCGACACGCTGA
- the recA gene encoding recombinase RecA: protein MPAPKDREKALEAALSQIDRQFGKGSIMRLGDDGRAPVEVIPTGSIALDVALGIGGLPRGRVVEIYGPESSGKTTLALHAVANAQKAGGIAAFIDAEHALDPEYAKKLGVDTDALLVSQPDTGEQALEIMDMLIRSGAIDVIVVDSVAALVPKAEIEGEMGDSHVGLQARLMSQALRKITGALNSSGTTAIFINQLREKIGVMFGSPETTTGGKALKFYASVRLDIRRIETLKEGTEAVGNRTRVKIVKNKMAPPFKQAEFDILYGVGISREGSLIDMGVEHGFVRKSGAWYTYEGDQLGQGKENARGFLRDNPDLAVELDKKIKEKLGIGARVDAPADAAPAVDF from the coding sequence ATGCCCGCACCCAAGGATCGCGAGAAGGCCCTCGAGGCCGCACTCAGCCAGATCGACCGCCAGTTCGGCAAGGGGTCGATCATGCGGCTCGGCGACGACGGCCGCGCCCCGGTCGAGGTCATCCCCACCGGCTCCATCGCCCTGGACGTCGCGCTCGGCATCGGCGGGCTGCCCCGCGGCCGGGTCGTGGAGATCTACGGCCCGGAGTCCTCGGGCAAGACGACCCTCGCCCTGCACGCGGTGGCCAACGCGCAGAAGGCCGGCGGCATCGCCGCCTTCATCGACGCCGAGCACGCGCTCGACCCGGAGTACGCGAAGAAGCTGGGCGTCGACACCGACGCGCTGCTGGTCTCGCAGCCGGACACGGGCGAGCAGGCGCTCGAGATCATGGACATGCTGATCCGGTCCGGGGCGATCGACGTCATCGTCGTCGACTCCGTCGCCGCGCTCGTGCCCAAGGCCGAGATCGAGGGCGAGATGGGCGACAGCCACGTCGGGCTCCAGGCCCGGCTCATGTCGCAGGCCCTGCGCAAGATCACCGGTGCCCTCAACTCGTCCGGCACCACGGCCATCTTCATCAACCAGCTGCGCGAGAAGATCGGTGTCATGTTCGGCTCGCCCGAGACGACGACGGGTGGCAAGGCGCTCAAGTTCTACGCGTCGGTGCGCCTGGACATCCGCCGCATCGAGACCCTCAAGGAGGGCACGGAGGCCGTCGGCAACCGGACCCGCGTGAAGATCGTCAAGAACAAGATGGCGCCGCCCTTCAAGCAGGCGGAGTTCGACATCCTCTACGGGGTGGGCATCTCCCGCGAGGGCAGCCTCATCGACATGGGTGTCGAGCACGGCTTCGTGCGCAAGTCCGGCGCCTGGTACACGTACGAGGGCGACCAGCTCGGTCAGGGCAAGGAGAACGCCCGCGGCTTCCTGCGGGACAACCCGGACCTGGCGGTCGAGCTGGACAAGAAGATCAAGGAGAAGCTCGGCATCGGTGCACGGGTCGACGCGCCTGCCGACGCCGCACCGGCCGTCGACTTCTGA
- a CDS encoding regulatory protein RecX — translation MTGTRRRGRFGTEPPPTGAAAQDAEPDQESVARAIALRLLTASARSRAQLAEALARKDVPDDVAERVLDRFTEVGLIDDAEYARMLVRTRHAERGLSRRAIAVELRRRGIDDELAGEALEQVDADDEETAARALVRRKLASTAALDMPTRSRRTFAALGRKGYPPGLVARLVREELAELGATVDDPGLEPDA, via the coding sequence ATGACGGGCACCCGGCGGCGGGGGCGGTTCGGCACCGAGCCGCCCCCGACCGGCGCCGCGGCGCAGGACGCCGAGCCGGACCAGGAGTCCGTGGCGCGAGCGATCGCGCTACGGCTCCTGACGGCGTCGGCGCGCAGCCGTGCACAGCTGGCGGAGGCGCTGGCGCGCAAGGACGTGCCCGACGACGTCGCGGAGCGCGTGCTCGACCGGTTCACCGAGGTCGGGCTGATCGACGACGCCGAGTACGCGCGGATGCTCGTCCGGACGCGTCACGCGGAGCGCGGGCTCTCGCGGCGCGCCATCGCCGTCGAGCTGCGCCGGCGGGGGATCGACGACGAGCTGGCCGGCGAGGCCCTCGAGCAGGTCGACGCGGACGACGAGGAGACCGCCGCTCGTGCGCTCGTCAGGCGCAAGCTCGCGTCGACGGCGGCCCTCGACATGCCGACGCGTTCGCGGCGGACGTTCGCGGCGCTCGGCCGCAAGGGCTACCCGCCCGGCCTCGTGGCGCGGCTCGTGCGCGAGGAGCTCGCGGAGCTCGGCGCGACGGTGGACGACCCAGGGCTCGAGCCGGACGCCTGA
- the rny gene encoding ribonuclease Y encodes MDAGAIGTIVGLLGACLVALVLVLVARREAGVQRAQAAEDVASIKDDARALLTDVERRERRLAEREQHAEADRLELEELERRARADAEAAAEAKRMGARLLDEAERAAARRAADADQAAVAELESVTGLTAEEARAELTRRIADQAQNDAAAQVRRAEAQARRTADARARRILTTAVQRLAVPTSTQSPLTVLPLPSDEMKGRIIGKEGRNIRAFEALTGVNVLVDDQPDAVVLSCFDAGRREVAQVTLEALMADGRIHPQRIEQAYAEALAGADERTDAAGHDAAERAGVGALNPTLVRTLGRLRLRTSYGQNVLEHVVESALLAAALAAEIGADVEVSRRGALLHDLGKALTAEVPGTHATVGADLARRHGESDTVVNAIAAHHDEVPPETVEAVLVQVADSISAARPGARREELDQYVERIDKLEQLVAAHAGVRRALAMSAGREVRVVVEPSEVDDYALPQLAVAIARHIEADLAYPGEIKVTVVREIRASATAG; translated from the coding sequence GTGGACGCAGGAGCCATCGGCACCATCGTGGGGCTCCTCGGCGCGTGCCTCGTCGCGCTCGTCCTCGTGCTCGTCGCGCGCCGGGAGGCCGGCGTCCAGCGCGCCCAGGCTGCCGAGGACGTCGCCTCGATCAAGGACGACGCGCGGGCCCTGCTCACGGACGTCGAGCGCCGGGAACGGCGGCTGGCGGAGCGTGAGCAGCACGCCGAGGCCGATCGCCTCGAGCTGGAGGAGCTGGAGCGACGCGCCCGCGCGGACGCCGAGGCCGCCGCGGAGGCCAAGCGGATGGGTGCGCGGCTCCTCGACGAGGCGGAGCGTGCAGCCGCGCGCCGCGCCGCGGACGCGGACCAGGCAGCCGTGGCCGAGCTGGAGTCCGTGACCGGCCTCACGGCCGAGGAGGCGCGGGCCGAGCTCACCCGGCGGATCGCCGACCAGGCGCAGAACGACGCCGCGGCGCAGGTCCGCCGCGCGGAGGCGCAGGCGCGCCGGACCGCCGACGCCCGCGCGCGACGCATCCTGACGACGGCCGTGCAGCGCCTCGCCGTGCCGACGAGCACGCAGTCGCCGCTCACGGTGCTGCCGCTGCCCTCCGACGAGATGAAGGGCCGCATCATCGGCAAGGAGGGCCGCAACATCCGCGCCTTCGAGGCCCTGACCGGCGTCAACGTGCTCGTCGACGACCAGCCCGACGCCGTCGTCCTGTCGTGCTTCGACGCCGGTCGCCGCGAGGTCGCCCAGGTGACGCTCGAGGCGCTCATGGCCGACGGACGGATCCACCCGCAGCGCATCGAGCAGGCGTACGCCGAGGCGCTGGCCGGGGCGGACGAGCGTACGGACGCCGCCGGGCACGACGCCGCCGAGCGCGCCGGGGTGGGCGCGCTGAACCCGACGCTCGTGCGGACGCTCGGCCGGCTGCGCCTGCGCACGTCGTACGGGCAGAACGTGCTGGAGCACGTCGTGGAGTCCGCACTGCTGGCGGCGGCCCTCGCTGCGGAGATCGGTGCGGACGTCGAGGTCAGCCGCCGCGGTGCGCTCTTGCACGACCTCGGCAAGGCCCTCACCGCCGAGGTCCCGGGTACCCACGCGACGGTCGGTGCCGATCTCGCGCGCCGACACGGCGAGTCCGACACGGTAGTGAACGCGATCGCCGCCCACCACGACGAGGTGCCGCCGGAGACGGTGGAAGCCGTCCTGGTCCAGGTCGCGGACTCGATCTCCGCCGCCCGGCCGGGCGCCCGTCGTGAGGAGCTCGACCAGTACGTCGAGCGCATCGACAAGCTCGAGCAGCTCGTCGCCGCGCACGCCGGCGTGCGCCGCGCGCTGGCGATGTCCGCCGGGCGTGAGGTCCGGGTGGTCGTCGAGCCGTCCGAGGTCGACGACTACGCCCTGCCGCAGCTCGCGGTCGCCATCGCACGCCACATCGAGGCCGACCTGGCCTACCCGGGCGAGATCAAGGTGACCGTCGTCCGGGAGATCCGCGCCAGCGCGACCGCCGGCTGA
- a CDS encoding amino acid ABC transporter permease has protein sequence MSTLFDVPGPVARRRMLWVNIAATVVVLGIGVWLLMQLGAKGQLDADLWTPFLTASPWVNYLLPGLLDTLTAAGISIVTSAVFGFVFGLGRLSGSRTLRVLSGAVVEFFRAVPVLLMMIFFYLGLGQMRIMEPSDVPLVAVVLGLTFYNGSVFAELVRSGVHSLPRGQREAALAVGLRDGQSLRLVEVPQALIAMLPAITSQLVVILKDTALGVIITYPDLLDAARRFGSGNGNILQSLVVAALMFIVLNYGITKLADLMAGRLGRRTAGRTRAEAPSLVVAVGKD, from the coding sequence ATGAGCACCCTCTTCGACGTTCCCGGGCCGGTGGCCCGGCGCCGCATGCTGTGGGTCAACATCGCCGCGACCGTGGTGGTGCTCGGCATCGGTGTCTGGCTGCTGATGCAGCTCGGCGCCAAGGGCCAGCTCGACGCCGACCTCTGGACGCCGTTCCTCACGGCCAGCCCCTGGGTCAACTACCTGCTCCCCGGCCTGCTCGACACCCTGACGGCGGCCGGTATCTCGATCGTGACGTCCGCGGTCTTCGGCTTCGTGTTCGGCCTGGGCCGGCTGTCGGGTTCCCGCACCCTGCGCGTGCTCAGCGGCGCCGTCGTCGAGTTCTTCCGCGCCGTGCCCGTGCTGCTGATGATGATCTTCTTCTACCTCGGCCTCGGGCAGATGCGGATCATGGAGCCGTCCGACGTGCCGCTCGTCGCGGTGGTCCTCGGCCTGACCTTCTACAACGGTTCGGTGTTCGCCGAGCTGGTGCGGTCCGGCGTGCACAGCCTGCCGCGGGGGCAGCGCGAGGCCGCGCTGGCCGTCGGGCTGCGGGACGGCCAGTCGCTGCGGCTCGTCGAGGTGCCGCAGGCCCTCATCGCCATGCTGCCCGCGATCACCAGCCAGCTGGTCGTCATCCTCAAGGACACCGCGCTCGGCGTGATCATCACGTACCCGGACCTGCTGGACGCGGCGCGCCGCTTCGGGTCGGGCAACGGCAACATCCTGCAGTCGCTCGTCGTGGCCGCCCTGATGTTCATCGTCCTCAACTACGGGATCACCAAGCTCGCCGACCTGATGGCCGGACGCCTGGGCCGGCGCACGGCGGGCAGGACCCGCGCCGAGGCGCCGAGCCTCGTCGTGGCCGTCGGCAAGGACTAG
- a CDS encoding amino acid ABC transporter permease, with translation MDDGYFQQFASLFNEFDVPAAFWVNIQLTFFAGILALVLGTVLATMRISPVPSLRWAGSTYVTLLRNTPLTIIIVFCVLGLWGQLGVKLSPDFETNFFRLAVLGLAVYHAAFVCEALRSGVNTVPVGQSEAARAIGLSFWPAARLIILPQAFRGSVAPLGNVLIALTKNSTVAAAGSVAEASGLMSTMIEFRPDVILAIFLTFALGFVVIVVPIGLATTSLSRRLAVAR, from the coding sequence GTGGACGACGGCTACTTCCAGCAGTTCGCGTCGCTGTTCAACGAGTTCGACGTGCCCGCGGCGTTCTGGGTCAACATCCAGCTCACGTTCTTCGCCGGGATCCTGGCGCTGGTCCTCGGCACCGTCCTGGCCACGATGCGGATCTCCCCCGTGCCGAGCCTGCGCTGGGCAGGGTCGACCTACGTGACCCTGCTGCGCAACACCCCGCTGACGATCATCATCGTGTTCTGCGTCCTGGGTCTGTGGGGCCAGCTCGGCGTCAAGCTCTCGCCCGACTTCGAGACCAACTTCTTCCGCCTCGCCGTGCTCGGCCTGGCGGTCTACCACGCGGCGTTCGTCTGCGAGGCGCTGCGGTCCGGGGTCAACACCGTGCCCGTCGGCCAGTCCGAGGCGGCCCGCGCGATCGGGCTCTCGTTCTGGCCCGCCGCGCGCCTGATCATCCTGCCGCAGGCCTTCCGCGGGTCCGTCGCACCGCTCGGCAACGTCCTGATCGCACTGACCAAGAACTCGACCGTCGCCGCGGCCGGGTCCGTCGCGGAGGCGTCCGGCCTGATGAGCACCATGATCGAGTTCCGACCCGACGTGATCCTCGCGATCTTCCTCACGTTCGCGCTCGGTTTCGTCGTCATCGTCGTGCCGATCGGGCTGGCGACCACCTCACTGTCCCGACGACTGGCGGTGGCCCGATGA
- a CDS encoding glutamate ABC transporter substrate-binding protein: protein MRRGHLVLALATAATLTLAGCSGGDGGDDTDAGATGGATESTGGAEGTIKIGIKFDQPGLGFQDGSEFTGFDVDVAKKVAEKLGYGEDQIEWVQAPSKQRETLLQNGQVDMIFATYSITDERKEVVAFAGPYFVAGQDLLVAADEDSITGPEDLEGKTLCSVTGSTSAQRIKDEYAAGTQLLEQPGYAECVTALTAGTVDAVTTDDIILAGLAAVPANEGKVKVVGNPFSEENYGVGIPQDSDKCEAINEAITEMIEDGTWQELLDENVGTSGYKANEELNPPTPDACA from the coding sequence ATGCGCAGAGGACATCTCGTACTGGCACTCGCCACAGCCGCCACCCTCACCCTCGCCGGCTGTTCGGGCGGCGACGGCGGCGACGACACGGACGCCGGCGCAACCGGCGGCGCCACCGAGTCGACCGGCGGCGCCGAGGGCACCATCAAGATCGGTATCAAGTTCGACCAGCCCGGCCTGGGGTTCCAGGACGGCAGCGAGTTCACCGGGTTCGACGTGGACGTCGCCAAGAAGGTCGCCGAGAAGCTCGGCTACGGCGAGGACCAGATCGAGTGGGTCCAGGCGCCGTCCAAGCAGCGCGAGACGCTGCTGCAGAACGGCCAGGTCGACATGATCTTCGCGACCTACTCGATCACCGACGAGCGCAAGGAGGTCGTCGCCTTCGCCGGTCCGTACTTCGTCGCCGGCCAGGACCTGCTCGTCGCGGCGGATGAGGACTCCATCACGGGCCCCGAGGACCTCGAGGGCAAGACTCTCTGCTCGGTGACCGGCTCCACGTCGGCCCAGCGGATCAAGGACGAGTACGCGGCCGGCACCCAGCTGCTGGAGCAGCCCGGCTACGCCGAGTGCGTCACGGCGCTGACCGCCGGGACCGTGGACGCCGTCACGACCGACGACATCATCCTGGCCGGTCTGGCCGCCGTCCCCGCGAACGAGGGCAAGGTCAAGGTCGTCGGCAACCCGTTCTCCGAGGAGAACTACGGCGTCGGCATCCCGCAGGACAGCGACAAGTGCGAGGCGATCAACGAGGCCATCACCGAGATGATCGAGGACGGCACCTGGCAGGAGCTGCTCGACGAGAACGTCGGCACCTCCGGCTACAAGGCGAACGAGGAGCTCAACCCCCCGACGCCGGACGCCTGCGCCTGA
- a CDS encoding amino acid ABC transporter ATP-binding protein, translating into MVDTSAAPPAPTSTPSDALVELRGVDKHFGSLHVLQDINLTVRRGEVVVIIGPSGSGKSTLCRTINRLETIDSGTIALDGQPLPAEGRALARLRADVGMVFQSFNLFAHKTVLQNVVLGQVKAKGVKPAKAREIALGLLERVGVQDQADKLPAQLSGGQQQRVAIARALAMQPKVMLFDEPTSALDPEMINEVLDVMAGLARDGMTMIVVTHEMGFARRAANRVVFMDGGQIVEEADPETFFTAPTSERARDFLSKILTH; encoded by the coding sequence ATGGTGGACACCTCAGCCGCACCGCCCGCCCCGACCAGCACCCCGTCCGACGCTCTCGTCGAGCTTCGCGGCGTCGACAAGCACTTCGGCTCGCTGCACGTGCTCCAGGACATCAACCTGACCGTGCGACGCGGCGAGGTCGTGGTGATCATCGGACCGTCCGGCAGCGGGAAGTCCACGCTGTGCCGCACGATCAACCGGTTGGAGACCATCGACTCGGGCACCATCGCCCTCGACGGCCAGCCGCTCCCCGCCGAGGGCCGCGCGCTCGCCCGGCTCCGCGCCGACGTCGGCATGGTGTTCCAGTCGTTCAACCTCTTCGCGCACAAGACCGTGCTGCAGAACGTCGTGCTCGGCCAGGTCAAGGCCAAGGGCGTCAAGCCCGCCAAGGCGCGCGAGATCGCCCTCGGCCTGCTCGAGCGGGTCGGGGTGCAGGACCAGGCCGACAAGCTGCCCGCGCAGCTGTCGGGTGGACAGCAGCAGCGCGTCGCCATCGCGCGGGCTCTCGCGATGCAGCCCAAGGTGATGCTCTTCGACGAGCCGACCTCGGCGCTGGACCCCGAGATGATCAACGAGGTCCTCGACGTCATGGCCGGCCTGGCCCGCGACGGCATGACCATGATCGTGGTCACCCACGAGATGGGCTTCGCCCGCCGGGCCGCCAACCGCGTGGTGTTCATGGACGGCGGTCAGATCGTCGAGGAGGCCGACCCGGAGACGTTCTTCACGGCCCCGACGAGCGAGCGTGCCAGGGACTTCCTGTCGAAGATCCTCACGCACTGA
- the miaB gene encoding tRNA (N6-isopentenyl adenosine(37)-C2)-methylthiotransferase MiaB, whose product MSTTLPTVLPDVLPPVPDAAARTYLVKTLGCQMNVHDSEHMAGMLEQAGYVAAGPAEVAAEDADVIVINTCAVRENAADKLYGNLGRLASIKRARPGMQIAVGGCLAQKDRTGIVERAPWVDVVFGTHNLDVLPVLLERARHNAAAQVEIEESLKVFPSTLPTRRESVYAGWVSISVGCNNTCTFCIVPHLRGKERDRRPGEILAEVEALVAQGAIEVTLLGQNVNSYGVEFGDRGAFAKLLRAVGAIDGLERVRFTSPHPAAFTDDVIAAMAETPTVMPQLHMPLQSGSDRMLRAMRRSYRSEKFLGILDRVRAAMPDAAITTDIIVGFPGETEEDFAETLRVVEASRFSSAFTFQYSPRPGTPAFDLPDQLPKSVVQERFLRLTALQDRVSQEENQRQVGRTVQVLVAETEGRKDGATHRVTGRAADNRLVHLALPQGAAEVPRPGDLVTVDVTHAAPYHLVADSGLTGGTYVVRRTASGDAWDRRRSGQDEHSHGAAGDSCGTGAAAGPVVLGLPTIGLRG is encoded by the coding sequence ATGTCCACGACCCTGCCCACCGTCCTGCCCGACGTGCTCCCACCCGTGCCGGACGCCGCCGCGCGCACGTACCTGGTCAAGACCCTCGGCTGCCAGATGAACGTGCACGACTCGGAGCACATGGCCGGCATGCTCGAGCAGGCCGGGTACGTGGCCGCAGGCCCCGCCGAGGTGGCCGCGGAGGACGCGGACGTCATCGTCATCAACACGTGCGCGGTCCGCGAGAACGCCGCCGACAAGCTCTACGGCAACCTCGGTCGGCTCGCCAGCATCAAGCGCGCGCGCCCGGGCATGCAGATCGCGGTCGGCGGCTGCCTCGCGCAGAAGGACCGCACCGGCATCGTGGAGCGGGCGCCCTGGGTCGACGTCGTGTTCGGCACGCACAACCTCGACGTCCTGCCCGTCCTCCTGGAGCGCGCGCGGCACAACGCCGCAGCGCAGGTGGAGATCGAGGAGTCGCTCAAGGTCTTCCCCAGCACGCTGCCCACGCGCAGGGAGTCGGTCTACGCCGGCTGGGTGTCGATCAGCGTCGGGTGCAACAACACGTGCACCTTCTGCATCGTGCCGCACCTGCGCGGCAAGGAGCGCGACCGCCGGCCGGGGGAGATCCTGGCGGAGGTCGAGGCCCTCGTGGCCCAGGGCGCGATCGAGGTCACCCTGCTCGGGCAGAACGTGAACTCCTACGGGGTCGAGTTCGGGGACCGCGGCGCGTTCGCCAAGCTGCTGCGCGCGGTCGGGGCCATCGACGGGCTCGAGCGGGTCCGGTTCACGTCCCCGCACCCCGCCGCGTTCACGGACGACGTCATCGCCGCGATGGCCGAGACGCCGACCGTCATGCCGCAGCTGCACATGCCGCTGCAGTCGGGCTCGGACCGCATGCTTCGCGCCATGCGCCGCTCGTACCGGTCGGAGAAGTTCCTCGGCATCCTCGACCGCGTCCGCGCCGCGATGCCCGACGCCGCGATCACGACCGACATCATCGTGGGCTTCCCCGGGGAGACCGAGGAGGACTTCGCGGAGACGCTCCGCGTGGTCGAGGCGTCGCGGTTCTCCTCCGCCTTCACGTTCCAGTACTCGCCCCGCCCGGGGACGCCGGCGTTCGACCTTCCCGACCAGCTTCCGAAGTCGGTCGTCCAGGAGCGGTTCCTGCGGTTGACGGCCCTGCAGGACCGGGTCTCCCAGGAGGAGAACCAGCGTCAGGTCGGGCGCACGGTCCAGGTGCTCGTCGCCGAGACCGAGGGACGCAAGGACGGCGCGACACACCGGGTCACGGGCCGCGCCGCGGACAACCGGCTGGTGCACCTGGCCCTGCCCCAGGGAGCGGCCGAGGTGCCGCGCCCGGGTGACCTGGTCACCGTGGACGTGACGCACGCCGCCCCGTACCACCTGGTGGCGGACTCAGGGCTGACGGGCGGGACGTACGTCGTCCGGCGTACCGCGTCGGGCGACGCCTGGGACCGGCGGCGCAGCGGTCAGGACGAGCACAGCCACGGCGCTGCGGGGGACTCGTGCGGCACGGGCGCCGCGGCCGGACCCGTGGTGCTCGGCCTGCCGACGATCGGGCTCCGCGGCTGA